The Halalkalibaculum roseum genome window below encodes:
- a CDS encoding isocitrate/isopropylmalate dehydrogenase family protein — protein sequence MHDIVLIPGDGIGPEITDSVTTILKEAGAEINWLEHIAGLEAYDEVGNPLPDDTLEALKEYKLALKGPLTTPVGSGFRSVNVALRKELQLYSNIRPAKTLPHIESRFDKVDLVMFRENTEGLYIGKEQWVEENSHAESIAVVTRRASEKIIRAAFQYARNNNRHKLTLVHKANILKYTCGLFLEVGHDVAKEFPDIHFEDLIVDNMAMQMVMRPEQFDVIVTTNLFGDILSDLASGLIGGLGLTGAANIGDDAAMFEAVHGSAPDIAGQNKANPTAFLLSALMMLEHIGENRIAKNIRNAIYKTLADKSVCTPDIGGSGSTETYTRAVCDNL from the coding sequence ATGCACGACATTGTACTTATCCCCGGAGACGGTATCGGACCTGAAATCACCGATTCGGTAACGACTATTCTAAAAGAAGCCGGCGCTGAAATAAACTGGCTGGAACATATAGCAGGCCTGGAAGCTTATGACGAGGTTGGAAACCCATTGCCTGATGACACGCTGGAGGCTTTGAAAGAATATAAACTGGCTCTGAAAGGGCCTTTGACTACCCCGGTGGGATCGGGTTTTCGCTCGGTCAATGTAGCCCTTCGCAAAGAGCTTCAACTGTACAGCAATATCCGTCCCGCCAAAACCCTTCCCCATATTGAGTCACGATTTGACAAAGTAGATCTTGTCATGTTCCGGGAAAACACCGAGGGTCTTTATATCGGTAAGGAACAATGGGTGGAAGAGAACTCTCATGCGGAAAGTATTGCCGTTGTTACCCGCAGAGCCAGTGAAAAAATCATTCGCGCTGCTTTTCAATATGCGCGAAATAATAACCGTCACAAGCTGACGCTGGTACACAAAGCCAATATTCTTAAATACACCTGCGGACTATTCCTTGAAGTGGGGCATGATGTAGCAAAAGAGTTTCCCGATATCCATTTTGAGGATCTCATTGTTGATAATATGGCCATGCAAATGGTGATGAGGCCCGAGCAATTTGATGTCATTGTAACCACGAACCTTTTTGGGGATATCCTTTCCGATCTGGCTTCCGGACTCATCGGCGGATTGGGACTGACAGGAGCTGCAAATATAGGTGACGATGCTGCCATGTTTGAAGCGGTTCACGGATCTGCACCTGATATCGCCGGTCAAAATAAGGCAAACCCGACGGCCTTCCTCTTATCTGCGTTGATGATGCTGGAACATATAGGAGAGAACCGTATTGCAAAAAATATCAGGAATGCGATTTATAAAACCCTTGCCGACAAATCAGTCTGCACTCCCGATATCGGTGGATCAGGAAGCACGGAGACCTATACCAGGGCTGTGTGCGATAATCTGTAG
- a CDS encoding metallophosphoesterase, with protein sequence MLIGLISDTHDHIPNTEKAVQLFKDRKVDLVIHCGDFCSPFMIPLFEGLHLEAIFGNNDGDKYLLMNKCAEIEADLEGEFFELQADDRLLAVYHGTYAELTEALHHCGKYDAVISGHTHETVQKKVGKTLAINPGTANGFDGKATIAFLETSDMSVEFVNL encoded by the coding sequence ATGTTAATCGGACTTATTTCGGATACGCACGATCATATACCTAATACAGAGAAAGCCGTTCAGCTTTTCAAAGATAGAAAGGTAGACTTGGTAATTCATTGTGGTGATTTCTGCAGTCCTTTTATGATTCCACTTTTTGAAGGACTGCACTTGGAAGCAATTTTCGGTAATAATGACGGCGATAAGTATTTGCTGATGAATAAGTGTGCTGAAATCGAGGCAGACCTGGAAGGGGAGTTTTTCGAACTTCAGGCAGATGATCGACTACTGGCTGTTTACCACGGTACCTACGCAGAGTTAACCGAAGCCCTGCATCATTGCGGGAAGTACGATGCGGTCATCAGTGGACATACCCACGAAACGGTTCAGAAAAAAGTTGGCAAGACCCTGGCGATCAATCCCGGAACGGCCAATGGGTTCGACGGAAAGGCTACCATAGCCTTCTTGGAGACTTCAGATATGAGTGTGGAGTTTGTGAATCTATAA
- a CDS encoding ketopantoate reductase family protein: MIDFQHIMVMGAGAVGGYFGGCIAEKTESEVTLIARGAHLEALKRNGLTIRDKEGDRTVKVRAFNDPTRADVPDLILFTVKSYDTETAIKQIEPVVSERTQILTLQNGIENYPQLVQFFGTGHVMQGFCKIGAGVPEAGVVTHKAFGSITLGEQDGMLTERITEAELLFQKAQIPVRISKNITREVWLKFTWNCILNMLTAIADVTVDKIFEQKEGEQLSYRLFEEIQIIAAEEGVALTDEDGQNIIESSRELKGFETSTYQDRQKGKKMEYEAFTGALVRLAEKHNLSIPHNQTIYALLKVID; encoded by the coding sequence ATGATTGATTTTCAACACATAATGGTGATGGGTGCCGGTGCCGTTGGCGGTTATTTCGGTGGATGTATTGCCGAAAAAACTGAGTCGGAAGTTACTCTCATTGCAAGGGGAGCTCATCTTGAAGCGCTAAAGCGAAATGGGCTGACAATACGTGATAAGGAGGGTGACCGAACAGTTAAGGTCCGTGCATTCAATGACCCGACGCGGGCGGATGTTCCCGATCTAATTTTGTTTACCGTAAAAAGCTATGATACGGAAACAGCCATTAAACAGATCGAACCCGTGGTGTCGGAACGAACCCAGATTCTTACCCTTCAAAATGGCATAGAAAACTATCCCCAACTTGTACAGTTTTTTGGTACCGGGCATGTAATGCAGGGGTTTTGTAAAATCGGAGCCGGTGTTCCTGAGGCGGGAGTGGTTACTCACAAGGCATTCGGGAGCATCACTTTAGGCGAACAGGACGGAATGTTAACAGAACGCATCACGGAAGCAGAGTTGCTGTTTCAAAAAGCGCAGATTCCGGTTCGGATCTCCAAGAATATAACCCGCGAAGTTTGGCTCAAATTCACCTGGAACTGCATCCTGAATATGCTCACAGCAATTGCTGATGTCACTGTGGATAAAATTTTCGAACAAAAAGAAGGCGAGCAACTAAGTTACCGGTTGTTTGAAGAGATTCAGATAATCGCCGCAGAAGAGGGTGTGGCACTTACTGATGAGGACGGTCAGAATATCATTGAATCTTCCCGAGAGCTGAAGGGATTTGAGACCTCCACCTACCAGGACCGGCAAAAAGGCAAGAAAATGGAGTATGAAGCCTTCACGGGAGCTTTGGTAAGGCTGGCTGAAAAGCATAATCTATCTATCCCTCACAACCAAACGATCTATGCTCTGTTGAAGGTGATTGATTAG
- a CDS encoding VPS10 domain-containing protein, whose protein sequence is MGITQSFAQSQTDEPRINPELLKALEYRSIGPYRGGRVTAVAGTSSKPFTFYMGSTGGGVWKTEDAGERWTNISDGFFEAGSIGSITVANSDPNVIYVGTGSDAPRGNISAGVGMYKSTDAGKTWKHVGLRNGGQIGEIQIHPENPELVYAAVLGNIFGPNSERGVYRSKNGGKNWEQVLSLSDSTGAIDVEMDPTNPRILYAGFWRAERKPWTLIDGSTEGGVFKSVDGGDSWERVHGGLPDEGILGKVDIAISPANPDRIWVMQQAKAEEKGGLYRSDDGGKNWKRVNREHKLRQRQYYYTHLFADPIDEHTVYVLNTGFYKSTNAGETFERISVPHGDVHSLWLNPDDPDIMVNSNDGGANVSLNGGKTWTTQKNQPTAEFYRVEVDNRFPYRVYGAQQDNSTISVPGKPQGDISSEQYWYSVGGGESGHIAVHPENPDLVYAGTYSGEITRFDHTIGQTLQMTPYPHYTEGTKMTDLKYRFQWNFPIEISRHNPDVIYITSQYVHRSTDGGFTWEVISPDLTTNDPKYLDLIPGGPVQHDATGVEVYCSLFSFAESTHDGDELWTGSDDGLIHLSRDGGETWQDITPKNMPQAGTVNAIELSMHNPGTAYVAVYRYRRADFRPYVFKTDNYGKSWNLITNGKNGIPANHFVRVVREDPDRQGLLYAGTEFGMYFSMDDGEHWQSFQQNLPVTPITDLKVHEKDLVVSTQGRSFWILDDLSPLHEMEINAEDNGHKLFVPRDAYRTQLSGSGDSPGPDPYPTGALIYAVLADDYKSETVSLEILDESGQPVRTYSTETKEDEKAETLKVKAGLNRFEWDLTYTGPFTVPDLVTMVMRNPARGPEAVPGTYRVRLNVGDWSETRSFELHADPRWSATTEELRQTFELATDIADKISSFQHTIEELRSAQNQIQSIAGDIQNRDYAGEVQEQANSLADKLKALEEEFINDEIESGQDPIGMERRLSNRMGRLYQVVRGHDAQPTGGMMERHADLVEVYEHLMNRYRTLVSEDVKSFNELLNKHGVLHVRIPQNK, encoded by the coding sequence TTGGGTATAACGCAGAGTTTTGCTCAGTCACAAACAGATGAACCCCGTATAAATCCTGAGTTGCTTAAGGCTTTGGAATATCGGTCCATCGGTCCTTATCGCGGAGGGAGGGTAACTGCTGTTGCAGGTACATCATCCAAACCTTTCACATTTTATATGGGCTCTACAGGAGGAGGTGTTTGGAAAACGGAAGACGCGGGAGAACGGTGGACTAATATCAGTGACGGATTTTTTGAAGCGGGATCTATAGGCTCGATAACAGTAGCTAATTCAGATCCTAATGTTATTTATGTAGGAACCGGTTCAGATGCGCCCAGGGGAAATATATCTGCCGGAGTCGGTATGTATAAGAGTACGGATGCGGGAAAAACCTGGAAGCATGTCGGGCTGCGTAATGGCGGACAAATCGGTGAAATCCAGATACACCCTGAGAATCCTGAACTTGTTTATGCAGCTGTTCTTGGTAATATATTCGGACCGAATTCCGAACGCGGAGTTTACCGTTCTAAGAACGGGGGCAAGAACTGGGAGCAAGTATTGTCGCTCAGCGACAGTACGGGTGCGATCGATGTAGAAATGGATCCGACCAATCCAAGAATCTTATATGCCGGTTTTTGGAGAGCTGAGCGAAAGCCGTGGACACTTATTGACGGGAGTACCGAAGGTGGTGTTTTTAAATCAGTTGATGGAGGGGATTCATGGGAAAGGGTACATGGCGGGCTGCCTGATGAAGGTATACTAGGCAAAGTAGATATTGCCATATCGCCTGCTAATCCCGATCGTATCTGGGTAATGCAGCAGGCCAAAGCAGAGGAGAAGGGTGGTCTTTATCGCTCGGATGATGGGGGAAAAAACTGGAAACGGGTCAACAGAGAGCATAAGCTGCGGCAGAGGCAGTATTATTATACGCATCTTTTTGCAGACCCGATAGATGAACATACCGTTTATGTACTGAATACCGGTTTTTATAAATCAACAAATGCCGGTGAGACTTTTGAACGCATTTCAGTTCCTCACGGTGATGTCCATAGCTTGTGGCTGAATCCTGATGATCCTGACATCATGGTTAACAGTAATGACGGAGGTGCTAATGTAAGCCTGAATGGCGGGAAGACCTGGACTACACAGAAAAATCAGCCTACCGCCGAATTTTACCGGGTGGAGGTAGATAACCGTTTCCCTTATCGTGTTTATGGCGCCCAGCAGGATAACAGTACTATTTCGGTACCCGGCAAACCGCAGGGAGACATAAGTTCCGAGCAATATTGGTACTCTGTGGGAGGAGGGGAAAGCGGACATATTGCCGTGCATCCCGAAAATCCGGACCTGGTATATGCCGGAACGTACAGTGGGGAGATAACCCGTTTTGACCATACTATCGGTCAGACGTTGCAGATGACCCCCTATCCGCACTATACCGAAGGAACCAAAATGACGGATCTTAAATACCGGTTTCAGTGGAATTTTCCGATTGAGATATCACGGCATAATCCCGATGTAATTTATATCACTTCACAGTATGTGCACCGATCAACCGACGGCGGTTTTACTTGGGAGGTTATCAGTCCCGATTTAACTACAAATGATCCCAAGTATCTGGATCTGATTCCCGGCGGACCCGTACAGCATGACGCCACGGGCGTAGAAGTCTATTGCAGCCTGTTTTCTTTTGCGGAGTCAACTCATGATGGAGATGAACTTTGGACCGGAAGTGACGATGGCTTAATACATCTTAGCCGGGATGGCGGGGAGACCTGGCAGGACATTACTCCCAAAAACATGCCGCAAGCGGGTACTGTTAACGCCATCGAACTTTCGATGCATAATCCCGGTACAGCCTATGTTGCAGTTTATCGCTATCGCCGGGCAGATTTCAGGCCGTATGTTTTTAAGACGGACAATTACGGCAAGAGTTGGAATCTAATAACGAACGGGAAAAACGGTATTCCGGCTAATCATTTTGTACGTGTGGTAAGGGAAGACCCCGATCGCCAGGGACTGCTCTATGCCGGTACCGAATTCGGGATGTATTTCTCAATGGATGACGGCGAGCATTGGCAATCATTTCAGCAAAACTTGCCGGTAACTCCTATCACTGATCTTAAAGTTCATGAGAAAGACCTGGTTGTGAGCACCCAGGGCCGTTCATTCTGGATTTTGGATGATTTGAGTCCCCTGCATGAAATGGAAATCAATGCAGAAGACAACGGACACAAGCTTTTTGTTCCAAGGGATGCCTACAGGACCCAGTTAAGTGGATCAGGCGATAGCCCGGGACCCGATCCCTATCCCACCGGTGCACTGATATATGCTGTGCTTGCAGATGACTATAAATCTGAAACGGTGAGTCTTGAAATACTGGATGAGTCCGGTCAACCGGTCAGGACCTATTCTACCGAAACGAAAGAAGATGAAAAAGCAGAGACCTTGAAAGTCAAGGCCGGCTTGAATCGATTTGAATGGGACCTTACCTATACCGGACCATTTACGGTACCTGATTTGGTAACTATGGTAATGCGCAACCCGGCAAGGGGGCCGGAAGCGGTACCTGGTACCTACCGGGTCAGGTTAAATGTAGGAGACTGGTCTGAAACACGGTCCTTCGAGCTTCATGCAGACCCTCGCTGGAGTGCTACGACGGAAGAGCTCAGGCAAACGTTTGAACTGGCAACAGATATCGCAGATAAGATCAGCAGCTTTCAGCATACTATTGAGGAGTTGCGTTCAGCCCAAAATCAGATTCAGTCTATAGCTGGGGATATACAGAACCGCGATTATGCCGGGGAGGTACAAGAACAGGCCAATAGTCTTGCTGATAAGTTAAAAGCACTTGAAGAAGAGTTTATCAATGACGAGATCGAAAGCGGACAGGATCCTATTGGTATGGAACGCCGATTGAGCAACCGTATGGGAAGATTGTACCAGGTGGTGAGAGGGCATGACGCACAACCTACGGGCGGGATGATGGAACGACATGCCGATCTTGTGGAAGTCTACGAACATCTGATGAACCGCTACAGAACGCTGGTTAGTGAAGATGTCAAGTCATTTAATGAGTTGTTGAATAAACATGGGGTTCTCCATGTACGAATTCCGCAGAATAAGTGA
- a CDS encoding WD40/YVTN/BNR-like repeat-containing protein: MVYSMRQACFWIRLLSIGLLFSAGTSNGLAQNTPSIDQSVLQAFDYRLIGPYRGGRVTTVEGIAEKPSTFYMGTTGGGVWVSHNNGENWKNITDGFLNVGSVGAVSVAPSDPNVIFVGTGSACPRGNVSMGDGIYKSTDAGKTWQHSGLPDAGLIGDVIIDPLDPDRVYVAVLGNIFGPNPERGVYRSIDGGDNWEKILFADEKTGAVDIAINPDNPRILYAAMWRTERKPWTLIDGGDKGGIWKSTDGGDTWHKLGGGLPDGILGRIGVDVSAANPDRVWVLVETDEEKEGGLYRSDNGGETFSRINREHKLRARAWYYNHVHADPNDPETVYVSNAGFYKSTDGGKSFETISTPHGDNHALWINPDNSSIMINGNDGGANVSVDGARSWSTQLNQPTAEFYRVTVDNQFPYRVYGAQQDNTTISVPSLNPGGITPKQHWFEAGGGESGHIAVDPRNPDIIYAGNYIGIITRMDRGKGHTRNVVAYPQLHDGTAPRDIKYRYQWNAPIRISPHDPDVLYHTSQYVHRSSNGGQSWEVISPDLTTNNDAYHDIPGGPVQYDHTGVELYTTIFAFEESPHKAGEFWAGSDDGLVHISRDNGETWTDITPDGMPDEGTVNMIDLSVHQPGRAHIAVYKYRENDFRPYIFRTDNYGKNWELLTDGSNGIPDGHFTRVVREDPQNENILFAGTEKGMYISFDAGSNWMSFQQNLPVTPITDLQIHRNDLVVATQGRSFWIMDDLSVLEQVVAKGNSDAIILFEPPTALRTQLSGFSGDGAPENPPKGARIYYRLPVESDSVAIDILDKQGEKAYSVKKEGKAGIMKVEWDLTYPKPEVVDDAVMSLSYTGGPSAPTGMYTVRLTAGDVVLEENLEITKDPRWTEISDRDLQDQFDLSIAIRDELTNINDAIRTIRSARKQLKDGSKLAVAAGYDSILITRADTLAGKLTALEHQLIQTQNETGQDPINYPPKLDNQIAYLYTVVHGQGARPTEGSYERFEDLKAEAKIYYRQLNSLKKDIEAYNRLADETGVPKVILVPDKNQ, from the coding sequence ATGGTATATAGTATGCGGCAAGCTTGTTTTTGGATAAGATTGTTATCAATAGGGCTTCTTTTTAGTGCCGGTACCTCGAATGGTCTGGCACAAAACACTCCGAGCATTGACCAGAGCGTGCTGCAGGCTTTTGACTACCGTTTAATCGGGCCTTATCGCGGGGGAAGGGTAACTACTGTAGAGGGGATTGCCGAAAAACCTTCCACATTCTATATGGGCACCACAGGGGGTGGGGTATGGGTTAGCCATAACAATGGGGAAAACTGGAAGAATATTACCGACGGTTTCCTCAATGTGGGTTCTGTCGGTGCTGTTAGCGTTGCACCTTCCGATCCCAATGTCATTTTTGTTGGAACTGGTTCGGCATGTCCAAGGGGTAATGTATCAATGGGTGATGGCATCTATAAGAGCACTGACGCCGGGAAAACCTGGCAGCATTCGGGTTTGCCTGATGCCGGATTGATAGGAGATGTCATCATAGATCCCCTAGATCCTGACCGGGTGTATGTCGCCGTGCTTGGTAATATTTTCGGTCCCAATCCGGAGCGCGGGGTTTATCGAAGCATTGACGGTGGGGATAACTGGGAAAAAATATTATTCGCCGACGAAAAAACCGGAGCTGTGGATATTGCAATAAATCCGGATAACCCCAGGATACTCTATGCAGCCATGTGGCGTACCGAACGCAAGCCATGGACGCTTATTGATGGAGGAGATAAAGGCGGGATCTGGAAGTCAACTGACGGAGGGGATACCTGGCACAAGTTGGGCGGCGGCTTGCCCGATGGGATACTCGGTAGAATAGGGGTTGATGTATCGGCTGCAAATCCCGATCGCGTATGGGTACTGGTAGAAACAGATGAAGAAAAAGAAGGCGGTTTATACCGTTCGGATAACGGGGGAGAAACATTCAGCCGCATAAACCGCGAACACAAGCTGCGTGCGCGGGCTTGGTATTATAACCATGTGCATGCTGATCCCAATGATCCCGAAACCGTGTATGTATCTAACGCAGGGTTTTATAAATCGACCGACGGCGGAAAGAGCTTTGAAACTATTTCTACCCCGCATGGCGACAACCATGCGCTATGGATTAATCCCGACAATTCTTCGATCATGATTAACGGAAATGACGGGGGCGCCAATGTCTCGGTTGATGGAGCAAGAAGCTGGTCTACACAGCTGAACCAACCGACGGCAGAATTCTACCGGGTCACTGTAGACAATCAATTTCCCTATCGGGTGTATGGTGCCCAGCAGGATAACACCACGATATCGGTACCCAGTTTGAATCCGGGTGGCATCACACCTAAACAGCATTGGTTTGAAGCCGGGGGTGGAGAAAGCGGTCATATCGCTGTGGATCCGCGTAATCCGGATATCATTTATGCCGGAAACTATATCGGAATTATTACGCGCATGGACCGGGGAAAAGGTCATACCCGCAATGTGGTTGCTTATCCGCAGCTGCATGATGGTACCGCACCCCGGGACATCAAGTATCGTTACCAGTGGAATGCCCCGATTCGAATATCACCCCATGACCCTGATGTGTTATATCACACCTCGCAATATGTTCATAGGTCAAGCAACGGCGGTCAAAGCTGGGAAGTAATCAGTCCGGACCTAACCACGAATAATGATGCCTATCATGATATACCGGGAGGGCCTGTTCAATATGACCATACCGGTGTTGAGCTCTACACTACCATTTTTGCATTTGAAGAATCGCCGCACAAAGCCGGGGAATTTTGGGCGGGCAGCGATGATGGCCTGGTTCATATTTCCAGGGACAATGGGGAAACCTGGACGGATATTACCCCTGACGGTATGCCGGATGAGGGAACGGTCAATATGATAGATCTTTCTGTTCATCAGCCGGGAAGAGCGCATATTGCCGTCTATAAATACCGGGAAAATGATTTTCGCCCCTATATATTCAGAACCGATAATTATGGAAAGAATTGGGAACTGCTGACGGACGGGTCTAATGGCATACCCGATGGCCATTTCACACGGGTTGTACGTGAAGATCCCCAAAATGAAAATATTCTATTTGCCGGTACAGAAAAGGGCATGTATATATCTTTTGATGCAGGATCCAACTGGATGTCTTTTCAACAGAATTTGCCGGTGACCCCAATTACGGATTTACAGATCCATCGCAATGATCTGGTAGTGGCCACGCAGGGACGTTCTTTTTGGATCATGGATGATCTTTCAGTACTTGAGCAGGTTGTTGCGAAAGGCAACTCAGATGCTATCATTTTATTTGAGCCTCCAACCGCTCTACGTACACAACTTAGTGGTTTTAGTGGAGATGGAGCTCCTGAAAATCCACCAAAGGGAGCCCGCATATACTACCGGCTTCCGGTTGAATCGGACTCAGTTGCTATTGATATCCTGGACAAACAGGGAGAAAAAGCCTACTCGGTTAAAAAGGAAGGGAAGGCAGGTATTATGAAGGTGGAGTGGGACCTAACCTACCCTAAGCCGGAAGTAGTGGATGATGCGGTAATGTCACTAAGCTATACCGGCGGTCCTTCGGCACCTACCGGCATGTATACGGTAAGGCTTACCGCAGGGGATGTCGTTCTGGAGGAGAATCTTGAGATTACTAAGGACCCTCGATGGACAGAAATCAGTGATAGAGATTTACAGGACCAATTTGACCTTTCAATTGCGATCAGGGATGAGCTCACGAACATTAATGATGCCATCCGTACTATCCGGAGTGCAAGAAAGCAGCTAAAAGACGGGAGTAAGCTTGCAGTAGCAGCCGGGTATGATTCCATACTTATTACCAGAGCAGATACGCTGGCTGGAAAGTTAACCGCTTTAGAGCACCAGCTTATTCAGACCCAAAATGAAACGGGCCAGGATCCGATTAACTACCCGCCAAAACTCGATAATCAGATAGCCTATCTCTATACCGTGGTGCACGGGCAAGGTGCTCGCCCGACGGAGGGTTCATACGAGCGGTTTGAGGACTTAAAAGCTGAAGCCAAAATTTACTATCGTCAACTGAACTCTTTAAAAAAAGATATCGAAGCCTATAACAGGCTGGCAGATGAAACCGGGGTTCCAAAAGTGATACTGGTTCCGGATAAAAATCAGTAA
- a CDS encoding cyanophycinase → MILYMKKVFGLLLIGIFLVLNYTGNGGQDEPASLDSSKAKGKLFIIGGGSRSDTLKDIMISESNLASGGYAVVLPMSSSNQDTAAYYGILQFSERDYPASAFTFGAGDQVTPARLDSLRNAALIYIPGGVQSRFMDVINKNPEIERAVKDAYRNGALVAGTSAGAAIMSKIMITGDQKKYPEYTPTYYHLEKDNMITEEGMGLLTGAIVDQHFVKRGRNNRLLTAVMEYPDHIGIGIDESTAIVVDGNKIKVVGESQVLVYRNNSGSAITKEGKLGARDIGLDIYLPGDTFTLR, encoded by the coding sequence ATGATTTTGTATATGAAGAAGGTATTTGGTCTACTTTTGATTGGCATTTTCCTTGTATTAAACTACACCGGAAATGGCGGTCAGGATGAGCCTGCTAGTTTGGATAGCTCTAAGGCAAAAGGCAAATTGTTTATAATCGGTGGTGGAAGCCGCTCTGATACTCTGAAAGATATCATGATCTCCGAGTCCAATTTGGCAAGTGGCGGTTATGCGGTCGTACTACCAATGTCCAGTTCCAACCAGGATACGGCTGCCTATTATGGTATTCTGCAGTTTAGTGAAAGGGATTACCCTGCTTCAGCCTTCACTTTCGGAGCGGGTGATCAGGTTACCCCGGCCCGGCTTGATTCCTTGCGCAATGCAGCTCTAATATATATCCCGGGTGGTGTTCAAAGTCGGTTTATGGATGTCATCAATAAGAATCCCGAAATTGAGCGGGCCGTCAAAGATGCTTACCGGAATGGGGCTTTAGTCGCAGGAACCAGTGCGGGGGCTGCCATCATGAGCAAAATTATGATTACCGGGGATCAAAAAAAGTATCCTGAATATACACCGACATATTATCATCTTGAAAAGGATAACATGATTACTGAAGAGGGAATGGGATTGTTGACCGGGGCGATAGTAGACCAGCACTTTGTAAAACGCGGACGAAATAACAGACTTTTAACAGCCGTGATGGAATATCCCGACCATATTGGAATAGGTATTGATGAATCTACGGCTATAGTAGTTGACGGAAATAAGATTAAAGTGGTGGGTGAATCTCAGGTACTGGTCTATAGAAATAATTCGGGCAGTGCAATTACAAAGGAGGGGAAGCTGGGGGCCCGGGATATTGGTCTAGATATATATTTACCAGGGGATACTTTTACCCTTCGTTAG
- a CDS encoding DUF4412 domain-containing protein, which translates to MKTLLHKTALLILITMLISGLGIQAIAQDFEGVIYYEIPEMSQQGMGEMPYMVKDSKVRMEFGNGAQAGAMIFMPDQNKMTFILEPMKGYMTMDMDDPEAMDDADDNTSMVKKDQTKTIAGRSCEVWEVTDTQNTYQLCVARGMGNFMMPQNPMAQTNTPKWAREAMTGGFMPLEVIDITSGNQELKMRASKIEEKSLSASLFEIPQGYNDMSSMMKQMMNRNQNR; encoded by the coding sequence ATGAAAACATTATTACATAAAACAGCCCTACTGATTCTTATCACAATGCTGATTTCCGGCTTGGGTATACAGGCAATAGCGCAGGATTTCGAAGGGGTCATTTATTATGAAATTCCTGAGATGTCCCAGCAGGGAATGGGTGAAATGCCCTATATGGTCAAGGACTCCAAAGTTCGCATGGAATTCGGAAATGGCGCACAAGCGGGAGCGATGATTTTTATGCCTGATCAGAATAAAATGACCTTCATTCTGGAACCCATGAAGGGTTATATGACGATGGATATGGATGATCCGGAAGCCATGGATGATGCCGATGACAATACCAGCATGGTCAAGAAAGATCAGACCAAAACCATTGCAGGAAGAAGTTGTGAAGTATGGGAAGTGACTGACACTCAAAACACGTACCAGCTATGCGTAGCCAGGGGAATGGGCAATTTCATGATGCCGCAAAATCCCATGGCACAAACCAACACTCCAAAATGGGCCCGCGAGGCCATGACCGGTGGATTTATGCCCCTGGAAGTAATTGACATTACCAGTGGCAACCAAGAGCTTAAAATGAGGGCTTCAAAAATTGAAGAAAAATCACTTTCAGCCTCTTTATTCGAAATACCCCAAGGCTACAATGACATGAGCAGTATGATGAAACAGATGATGAACCGAAATCAGAACAGGTGA